A region of Pseudomonas cavernicola DNA encodes the following proteins:
- a CDS encoding D-alanine--D-alanine ligase: MSRELKSNLAPQAFGRVAVLFGGKSAERAVSLKSGNAVLDALQSAGVDAFGIDVGDDFLQRLVSEKIDRAFIVLHGRGGEDGSMQGLLECLEIPYTGSGVLASALAMDKLRTKQVWQSLGLSTPRHAVLASADDCRSAAMELGFPLIVKPAHEGSSIGMAKVNNVDELIVAWQAASTYDSQVLVEQWIHGPEYTIAVLRGEVLPPIGLGTPRTFYDYDAKYLASDTQYRIPCGLDAAKELELKELTARACEAVGIQGWARADVMQDAAGKFWLLEVNTVPGMTDHSLVPMAARAAGLDFQQLVLAILADSVEARG; this comes from the coding sequence ATGAGTCGCGAATTGAAATCCAACCTGGCCCCACAGGCCTTTGGCCGCGTCGCCGTGCTGTTCGGTGGCAAGAGCGCCGAGCGTGCGGTGTCGCTGAAGTCCGGCAATGCCGTATTGGACGCGCTGCAGAGTGCCGGTGTGGATGCTTTCGGGATCGACGTTGGGGATGATTTCCTGCAACGCCTGGTCAGCGAGAAGATCGATCGTGCCTTCATCGTGCTGCATGGTCGCGGCGGTGAAGACGGCAGCATGCAGGGCCTGCTCGAGTGCCTGGAAATCCCTTACACCGGTAGCGGCGTGCTGGCTTCGGCGCTGGCGATGGATAAGCTGCGGACCAAGCAGGTCTGGCAAAGCCTCGGGCTGTCGACGCCGCGGCATGCGGTGCTGGCGAGCGCGGATGACTGCCGGTCGGCTGCTATGGAGCTGGGCTTCCCCTTGATCGTCAAACCGGCCCATGAAGGCTCCAGTATCGGCATGGCCAAGGTGAACAACGTCGACGAATTGATTGTCGCCTGGCAGGCCGCCAGCACTTACGACTCCCAGGTTTTGGTCGAGCAGTGGATTCACGGCCCCGAGTACACCATCGCCGTTCTGCGCGGCGAAGTGCTGCCGCCGATTGGCCTGGGCACGCCGCGCACGTTCTACGACTACGACGCTAAATACCTGGCTTCGGATACCCAGTACCGCATTCCCTGTGGCCTGGATGCAGCGAAAGAGCTGGAGCTGAAAGAGCTGACCGCACGCGCCTGTGAAGCCGTGGGAATCCAGGGCTGGGCTCGCGCGGACGTGATGCAGGACGCTGCCGGCAAGTTCTGGCTGCTGGAGGTGAACACTGTACCGGGCATGACCGATCACAGCCTGGTTCCTATGGCCGCTCGCGCCGCTGGCTTGGATTTCCAGCAGTTGGTGCTGGCGATTCTGGCCGACAGCGTTGAGGCGCGAGGTTAA
- the murC gene encoding UDP-N-acetylmuramate--L-alanine ligase: protein MRRIRRIHFVGIGGAGMCGIAEVLLNLGYQVSGSDLKRSAVTERLENFGAQIFIGHSAENAEHADVLVVSSAVNTSNPEVATALERRIPVVPRAEMLAELMRYRHGIAVAGTHGKTTTTSLIASVFAAGGLDPTFVIGGRLNAAGTNAQLGTSRYLVAEADESDASFLHLQPMVAVVTNIDMDHMSTYEGDFNKLKKTFVEFLHNLPFYGLAVVCVDDPVVREILPLIARPTMTYGISEDADVRAINIRQDGMLTYFTVLRTGREPLDVSVNMPGNHNVLNSLATIAIATDEGITDEAIVQGLSGFQGVGRRFQVYGELPVDGGNVMLVDDYGHHPREVAAVIKAVRGGWPERRLVMVYQPHRFSRTRDLYEDFVQVLADANVLLLMEVYPAGEEPIPGADSRHLCHSIRQRGQLDPIYIERGAELAPIVKPLLRAGDILLCQGAGDIGGLAPQLLQSPLFAGGEFGGASESAAARKSK, encoded by the coding sequence ATGCGCCGTATCCGCCGGATTCACTTCGTTGGCATCGGTGGTGCTGGCATGTGCGGCATTGCCGAGGTGTTGCTGAACCTCGGCTATCAAGTCTCTGGTTCCGACCTCAAGAGGTCTGCGGTGACCGAGCGTCTGGAGAACTTCGGCGCGCAAATCTTTATCGGCCATAGTGCCGAGAACGCCGAGCATGCCGATGTGCTGGTGGTGTCCAGCGCGGTGAATACCTCTAACCCGGAAGTCGCCACTGCCCTGGAACGCCGTATCCCGGTGGTGCCGCGGGCGGAAATGTTGGCTGAACTGATGCGCTATCGCCACGGCATCGCCGTCGCAGGTACTCACGGTAAGACCACCACGACTAGCCTGATCGCCTCGGTGTTCGCTGCCGGTGGCCTGGATCCGACTTTCGTGATCGGCGGTCGTCTGAATGCCGCGGGCACCAACGCTCAGCTTGGGACCAGTCGCTATCTGGTGGCGGAGGCCGATGAGAGCGACGCGAGCTTCCTGCACCTGCAGCCGATGGTTGCCGTGGTCACCAACATCGACATGGACCACATGAGCACCTACGAAGGGGACTTCAACAAACTGAAGAAAACCTTCGTCGAGTTCCTCCACAACCTGCCGTTCTACGGCTTGGCCGTGGTCTGTGTGGATGATCCGGTGGTGCGTGAAATCCTGCCGCTGATTGCCCGCCCAACGATGACCTACGGCATCAGCGAAGACGCCGACGTGCGCGCCATCAATATCCGCCAAGACGGCATGCTCACCTACTTCACCGTGCTGCGCACCGGGCGCGAACCGTTGGATGTCTCGGTGAACATGCCGGGCAACCACAACGTCTTGAACTCCCTGGCCACCATCGCCATCGCCACCGATGAAGGCATTACCGACGAAGCCATCGTCCAGGGCCTGTCGGGTTTCCAAGGGGTCGGTCGGCGCTTCCAGGTTTACGGCGAACTGCCAGTCGACGGCGGCAACGTGATGTTGGTCGACGATTACGGCCATCACCCGCGCGAAGTCGCTGCGGTGATCAAGGCGGTGCGTGGCGGTTGGCCGGAGCGTCGTTTGGTGATGGTCTATCAGCCACACCGTTTCAGCCGCACCCGTGACCTGTATGAGGATTTCGTTCAGGTGTTGGCCGATGCCAACGTCCTGCTGCTGATGGAAGTCTACCCGGCTGGCGAAGAGCCTATCCCCGGGGCGGACAGCCGTCACCTGTGCCACAGCATCCGTCAGCGTGGGCAGCTCGACCCGATCTACATCGAGCGCGGCGCGGAGCTGGCGCCGATCGTTAAGCCGCTGCTACGCGCTGGCGACATCCTGCTCTGCCAGGGCGCGGGTGATATCGGCGGTTTGGCCCCACAACTGTTGCAAAGTCCCTTGTTTGCGGGTGGTGAGTTCGGTGGCGCCAGTGAGTCGGCCGCCGCGAGGAAGTCCAAATGA
- the murG gene encoding undecaprenyldiphospho-muramoylpentapeptide beta-N-acetylglucosaminyltransferase gives MAANVLIMAGGTGGHVFPALACAREFQARGYNVHWLGTPRGIENELVPQAGMPLHLISVSGLRGKGPLALLKAPFSLVRALFQARRVVRKLRPVCVLGMGGYVTGPGGLAAKLAGVPLIIHEQNAVAGTANRSLVRFATRVCEAFPNTFSASAKRRTTGNPVREELFLETPRPALQNRKPRLLILGGSLGAEPLNKLLPEALGEVPAELRPEVVHQAGKQHAEVTVDRYRAAGVQAHVAPFIQDMAGAYAWADLVVCRAGALTISELAAAGLPSMLVPLPHAIDDHQTRNADYLAREGAAFLLPQATTGAADLAERLTEVLMHPERLIYMASTARRLSKPDATRTVVDICLEVARG, from the coding sequence ATGGCCGCTAACGTTCTGATCATGGCGGGCGGCACCGGTGGGCACGTGTTCCCGGCGTTGGCCTGCGCGCGTGAGTTTCAGGCGCGTGGCTACAACGTGCATTGGCTGGGCACTCCACGTGGTATCGAAAACGAGTTGGTGCCGCAGGCTGGTATGCCACTGCACTTGATCAGTGTCAGCGGGCTGCGTGGCAAAGGCCCGTTGGCGCTGCTGAAAGCACCCTTCAGTCTGGTCCGGGCCTTGTTCCAGGCGCGCAGAGTCGTCCGTAAGCTGCGCCCGGTGTGCGTGCTTGGGATGGGCGGTTACGTCACTGGCCCTGGTGGGCTGGCCGCGAAACTGGCCGGTGTGCCGTTGATCATTCACGAGCAGAACGCGGTGGCCGGGACGGCCAATCGCAGTCTGGTGCGTTTCGCGACCCGCGTTTGCGAGGCGTTTCCGAATACGTTTAGTGCCTCGGCCAAACGCCGTACCACCGGCAACCCGGTGCGCGAAGAGCTGTTCCTGGAAACTCCGCGGCCCGCTTTGCAAAACCGTAAGCCACGCCTGCTGATTCTCGGCGGCAGCCTCGGTGCCGAACCGCTGAACAAGCTGCTGCCAGAGGCCTTGGGTGAAGTGCCGGCCGAGTTGCGTCCGGAAGTGGTCCATCAGGCCGGCAAGCAACACGCTGAGGTGACGGTAGACCGTTATCGCGCCGCTGGCGTGCAGGCTCACGTCGCCCCCTTTATCCAAGACATGGCTGGCGCCTATGCCTGGGCCGACCTGGTGGTATGCCGCGCTGGCGCGCTGACCATCAGTGAACTGGCTGCCGCCGGGCTGCCGTCGATGTTGGTGCCATTGCCGCACGCCATCGACGATCACCAGACCCGCAATGCCGACTATCTGGCGCGGGAGGGCGCTGCCTTCCTGCTGCCGCAAGCTACGACCGGTGCCGCCGATTTGGCCGAGCGCCTGACAGAGGTTTTGATGCATCCCGAACGACTGATCTATATGGCGAGCACTGCCCGCCGCCTGTCTAAGCCCGACGCCACCCGCACGGTGGTGGACATTTGCCTGGAGGTGGCCCGTGGTTGA
- the ftsW gene encoding putative lipid II flippase FtsW: MLGILRPYPSPLFSRRGIDLDFPLLAGCLTLLGLGLVMITSASSEVAAVQSGNPLYHMIRHLVYIVIGIGAAGLMMIIPLATWQRMGWMLLVAAFGLLVLVLVPGIGREVNGSMRWIGFGLFNVQPSELAKVFVVIFLAGYLVRRQEEVRESWMGFFKPFIVLLPMAGLLLMEPDFGATVVMMGAAAAMLFLGGVGLFRFSLMVALAVGAVFVLVQAQPYRMARLVTFTDPWADQFGSGYQLTQALIAFGRGEWLGVGLGNSIQKQFYLPEAHTDFVFAVLAEELGLVGALATVGLFVFVSVRALYIGLWAEKAKQFFAAYVAYGLAFLWIGQFLINIGVNVGLLPTKGLTLPFLSYGGSSLVICCACLGLLLRIEWERRTVLGSEDVDFVESDFAEDKRAEEIAHGR, encoded by the coding sequence CTGCTGGGAATCCTCCGTCCTTACCCGTCGCCGCTGTTTAGCCGGCGCGGCATCGACCTGGACTTCCCGCTGCTGGCGGGCTGCCTGACGCTGCTCGGCCTAGGGCTGGTGATGATCACCTCGGCGTCCTCGGAAGTCGCGGCCGTGCAATCGGGCAATCCGCTGTACCACATGATCCGCCACCTGGTTTACATCGTGATCGGCATTGGCGCGGCAGGCCTGATGATGATCATTCCGCTGGCCACCTGGCAGCGCATGGGTTGGATGTTGCTGGTCGCTGCCTTTGGCTTGCTGGTGCTGGTGCTGGTGCCAGGCATCGGCCGCGAAGTGAACGGCTCGATGCGCTGGATCGGCTTCGGCCTATTCAACGTGCAGCCGTCGGAACTGGCCAAGGTGTTCGTGGTGATCTTCCTCGCCGGTTATCTGGTACGCCGCCAAGAAGAAGTTCGCGAGAGCTGGATGGGTTTCTTCAAGCCTTTTATCGTGCTGCTGCCGATGGCCGGCCTGCTGTTGATGGAGCCGGACTTCGGCGCCACCGTGGTGATGATGGGGGCCGCGGCCGCCATGCTGTTCCTCGGTGGCGTGGGGCTGTTCCGCTTCTCCTTGATGGTCGCCTTGGCCGTTGGCGCAGTGTTCGTGTTGGTGCAGGCGCAACCTTATCGGATGGCGCGTTTGGTGACCTTCACCGATCCCTGGGCCGACCAGTTTGGCTCCGGCTATCAGTTGACCCAGGCGCTGATCGCCTTCGGTCGCGGCGAATGGTTGGGAGTGGGGCTGGGCAATAGCATCCAGAAGCAGTTCTACCTGCCGGAAGCCCACACCGACTTCGTGTTCGCGGTGCTGGCGGAAGAGCTGGGTCTGGTCGGGGCGTTGGCCACCGTTGGCCTGTTCGTCTTCGTGAGTGTGCGGGCCTTGTATATCGGGCTGTGGGCGGAGAAGGCCAAGCAGTTCTTCGCCGCCTATGTCGCCTATGGTCTGGCGTTCCTCTGGATTGGTCAGTTTCTGATCAATATCGGGGTGAACGTCGGCCTGCTGCCAACCAAGGGCCTGACCTTGCCGTTCCTCAGTTACGGCGGTAGCTCGTTGGTGATCTGCTGTGCCTGTCTTGGCTTGCTGCTGCGCATCGAGTGGGAGCGGCGCACGGTGCTGGGGAGCGAGGATGTCGACTTCGTCGAGAGTGACTTTGCCGAAGATAAACGCGCTGAGGAGATAGCCCATGGCCGCTAA
- the murD gene encoding UDP-N-acetylmuramoyl-L-alanine--D-glutamate ligase: MSLIATDHFRIVVGLGKSGMSLVRFFARQGIRFAVADTRENPPELATIREQFPQVEVRCGELDVDFLCRADELYVSPGLALATPALQQAAVRGVKLLGDIELFARHAKAPIIAITGSNAKSTVTTLVGEMAAAAGKKVAVGGNLGTPALELLNDDVELYVLELSSFQLETTEQLNAEVATVLNISEDHMDRYSGLPAYHQAKHRIFRGARQVVVNRQDGLSRPLIGEQVPCWTFGLNKPDFKGFGLIEEGGEKHLAFQFEALMPVRELKVRGAHNQANALAALALGHAVGLPFAPMLQALRAFTGLAHRCQWLRERAGVSYYDDSKATNVGAALAAIEGLGADIAGKLLLVAGGDGKGADFSALRAPVGKHCRAVLLLGRDAELLAQALGGEDGRDGVPLIRVKTLDEAVQKAAELAQDGDAVLLSPACASLDMFKNFEERGRLFAQAVEALS; encoded by the coding sequence ATGAGCCTGATCGCTACTGACCACTTCCGCATCGTTGTCGGCCTCGGCAAGAGCGGCATGTCGCTGGTGCGCTTTTTCGCGCGCCAGGGCATCCGCTTTGCTGTCGCTGACACGCGCGAGAACCCGCCGGAGCTGGCCACCATTCGTGAGCAGTTTCCGCAGGTCGAAGTGCGTTGTGGCGAGTTGGATGTGGACTTCCTCTGCCGTGCCGACGAACTCTACGTCAGCCCTGGTCTGGCACTGGCCACTCCGGCGCTGCAGCAGGCGGCCGTGCGCGGCGTGAAGCTGTTGGGCGATATCGAACTGTTCGCCCGCCACGCCAAGGCGCCGATCATTGCCATCACCGGCTCCAACGCCAAGAGCACAGTGACCACTCTGGTCGGCGAGATGGCTGCAGCCGCCGGTAAGAAGGTCGCTGTCGGCGGCAACCTCGGTACCCCGGCGCTGGAGCTGCTGAACGATGACGTTGAGCTGTATGTGCTCGAGCTGTCGAGCTTCCAGCTGGAAACCACCGAGCAACTGAATGCGGAAGTGGCCACCGTGCTGAATATCAGCGAAGACCACATGGACCGCTATAGCGGTCTGCCAGCCTATCACCAGGCCAAGCACCGGATCTTCCGCGGTGCTCGGCAAGTGGTGGTGAACCGCCAGGATGGCCTGTCGCGCCCGTTGATCGGTGAGCAGGTGCCGTGCTGGACTTTCGGCTTGAACAAGCCGGACTTCAAAGGTTTCGGCCTGATCGAGGAGGGGGGCGAGAAGCATCTGGCCTTCCAATTCGAAGCGCTAATGCCGGTGCGCGAACTGAAAGTCCGTGGCGCGCATAACCAGGCCAACGCTTTGGCCGCCTTGGCGCTCGGCCATGCGGTCGGCCTGCCGTTCGCGCCGATGCTGCAAGCGTTGCGCGCATTCACCGGCCTGGCGCATCGCTGCCAATGGCTGCGTGAGCGGGCTGGGGTGAGCTATTACGACGACTCCAAGGCCACCAACGTGGGCGCCGCGCTGGCGGCCATCGAGGGGCTGGGAGCGGATATCGCCGGCAAACTGTTGCTGGTGGCCGGTGGTGACGGCAAGGGTGCTGACTTCTCGGCTCTGCGTGCGCCAGTCGGCAAACATTGCCGCGCCGTCTTGCTCCTCGGGCGTGATGCGGAGTTGCTCGCACAGGCGTTGGGTGGTGAAGACGGGCGCGATGGCGTACCGCTGATTCGCGTGAAAACCCTCGACGAGGCAGTGCAGAAAGCCGCCGAACTGGCTCAGGACGGCGATGCCGTGCTGTTGTCGCCAGCCTGCGCCAGCCTGGACATGTTCAAGAATTTCGAAGAGCGCGGGCGCCTGTTTGCCCAAGCGGTGGAGGCGCTCTCCTGA
- the mraY gene encoding phospho-N-acetylmuramoyl-pentapeptide-transferase: MLLLLAEYLQQFYKGFAVFQYLTLRGILGVLTALALSLWLGPWMIRTLQIRQIGQSVRNDGPQSHLSKSGTPTMGGALILSAIAISTLLWADLSNRYVWVVLIVTLLFGGIGWVDDYRKVIEKNSKGLPSRWKYFWQSVFGLGAALFLFMTAHHPVETTLILPVLKDVSIPLGIGFVILTYFVIVGSSNAVNLTDGLDGLAIMPTVMVGGALGIFCYLSGNVKFAEYLLIPYVPGSGELIVFCAALVGAGLGFLWFNTYPAQVFMGDVGALALGAALGTIAVIVRQEIVLFIMGGVFVMETLSVVIQVASFKLTGKRVFRMAPIHHHFELKGWPEPRVIVRFWIITVILVLIGLATLKLR, from the coding sequence ATGCTGCTGCTGCTGGCGGAGTATCTGCAACAGTTCTACAAGGGCTTCGCGGTCTTTCAATACCTGACCTTGCGTGGGATTTTGGGCGTGCTCACCGCGCTGGCGCTGTCGCTGTGGCTGGGTCCGTGGATGATTCGCACCCTGCAGATCCGCCAGATTGGTCAGTCGGTTCGTAACGACGGCCCGCAATCGCACCTGTCGAAATCCGGTACGCCGACCATGGGTGGCGCGCTGATTCTCTCGGCCATCGCCATCAGCACTTTGCTCTGGGCGGATTTGTCCAATCGGTATGTCTGGGTTGTCCTGATCGTTACGCTGCTGTTCGGTGGCATCGGCTGGGTCGACGATTATCGCAAGGTGATCGAGAAGAACTCGAAAGGTCTGCCAAGCCGCTGGAAATACTTTTGGCAGTCGGTGTTCGGTCTGGGCGCCGCGCTCTTCCTCTTTATGACCGCGCACCACCCGGTGGAAACCACCTTGATCCTGCCGGTCCTGAAGGATGTCAGCATCCCGCTGGGTATCGGCTTCGTCATCCTGACCTACTTCGTCATTGTCGGCTCGAGTAACGCGGTCAACCTGACCGATGGTCTCGACGGCCTGGCAATCATGCCCACGGTGATGGTCGGCGGCGCGCTGGGAATCTTCTGCTACCTGTCGGGTAACGTGAAGTTCGCCGAATACCTGTTGATTCCGTACGTGCCTGGCTCTGGCGAGCTGATTGTGTTTTGCGCCGCGCTGGTCGGTGCTGGTCTTGGCTTTCTCTGGTTCAACACCTATCCGGCCCAAGTCTTTATGGGGGACGTCGGCGCCTTGGCCCTTGGCGCCGCGCTGGGCACCATCGCGGTGATCGTCCGTCAGGAAATTGTGCTGTTCATCATGGGCGGGGTGTTTGTCATGGAAACCCTGTCGGTGGTGATCCAGGTCGCCTCCTTCAAGCTGACCGGCAAGCGGGTGTTCCGCATGGCACCGATTCATCACCACTTTGAACTGAAAGGCTGGCCGGAGCCGCGCGTGATCGTGCGCTTCTGGATTATCACCGTGATTCTGGTGTTGATCGGTCTAGCCACTCTGAAACTGCGTTAA
- a CDS encoding UDP-N-acetylmuramoyl-tripeptide--D-alanyl-D-alanine ligase encodes MLKALCLSEIVAALRGRLVGEDAQFDAVSTDSRAIQPGQLFIALTGPRFDGHSYLNEVAQKGAVAALVEREVAGVRLPQLVVHDTRQALGQLAALNRQAYLGPLAAITGSSGKTTVKEMLASILRTGISGRGGPVLATRGNLNNDLGVPLTLLELVPEHVGAVIELGASRIGEIAYTVNLARPQVAIITNAGTAHVGEFGGPEKIIQAKGEILDGLSATGVAVLNLDDKAFATWQLRAKARKVLSFALDNLKADFHASELSRDARGCQAFSLHSPAGSARIQLNLLGVHNVTNALAAAAAAFALGVPLVGIVAGLESVQPVKGRAVAQLATNGMRVIDDSYNANPTSMCAAVDILAGFSGRTVLVLGDIGELGDWAEQGHRDVGAYAAGKVSALYAVGPLMAHAVAAFGAGGRHFVDQASLIVALGAEQGDTTILIKGSRSAAMEKVVAALCGTSEGSH; translated from the coding sequence ATGCTTAAAGCCCTGTGTTTGAGTGAAATCGTTGCGGCCTTGAGGGGCCGTCTGGTCGGTGAAGACGCGCAGTTTGATGCGGTCAGCACCGATAGCCGTGCGATCCAACCGGGTCAGCTGTTCATCGCGCTGACCGGTCCGCGTTTCGACGGCCACTCGTATCTGAACGAAGTGGCGCAAAAAGGCGCCGTGGCAGCTCTGGTCGAACGCGAAGTAGCCGGAGTGCGGCTACCGCAACTGGTCGTGCATGACACCCGTCAAGCGCTGGGGCAGCTCGCCGCCTTGAATCGCCAGGCTTACCTTGGTCCGCTGGCGGCAATCACCGGCTCCAGCGGCAAAACCACGGTCAAGGAAATGCTCGCCAGCATCCTCCGCACGGGTATCTCTGGGCGCGGTGGCCCAGTACTGGCGACCCGCGGCAACCTGAATAACGACCTTGGCGTGCCGTTGACCTTGCTGGAATTGGTGCCGGAGCATGTCGGCGCAGTGATTGAGCTAGGTGCTTCGCGCATTGGCGAGATTGCCTACACAGTCAACCTGGCTCGGCCGCAAGTGGCCATCATCACCAACGCCGGCACCGCCCATGTTGGCGAGTTTGGCGGGCCGGAGAAGATCATCCAGGCCAAGGGTGAGATCCTCGATGGGCTCTCTGCAACAGGGGTCGCGGTCCTCAATCTGGACGATAAAGCGTTCGCGACCTGGCAGTTGCGCGCCAAAGCCCGCAAGGTGCTGAGTTTCGCGCTGGATAACCTCAAGGCGGATTTCCACGCCAGCGAACTGAGCCGTGACGCCCGCGGTTGCCAGGCCTTTAGCCTGCATAGCCCAGCCGGTAGCGCGCGGATTCAACTCAATCTGCTTGGTGTGCATAACGTCACCAATGCACTGGCCGCCGCCGCCGCCGCGTTCGCCCTGGGCGTGCCGCTGGTCGGTATCGTGGCTGGGCTGGAAAGCGTGCAACCGGTCAAAGGCCGCGCCGTAGCTCAGTTGGCGACGAACGGCATGCGCGTCATCGATGACAGCTACAACGCCAACCCGACATCCATGTGTGCGGCCGTTGATATACTCGCCGGCTTTTCCGGGCGAACCGTTCTGGTCCTCGGAGATATCGGCGAACTGGGCGACTGGGCCGAGCAGGGGCATCGCGACGTTGGCGCCTATGCCGCTGGCAAGGTTAGCGCTCTGTATGCCGTAGGCCCGCTGATGGCGCATGCCGTCGCGGCGTTCGGCGCTGGCGGTCGCCATTTCGTCGACCAGGCCAGCCTGATCGTAGCCCTGGGCGCCGAACAGGGCGACACCACCATTCTAATTAAGGGGTCGCGCAGCGCGGCGATGGAAAAAGTCGTCGCAGCTTTGTGCGGTACCAGCGAGGGGAGTCACTAA